A window of Methanoregula sp. genomic DNA:
TGCAAAAGAGGGTGGGAAGCGGTACAAAAAAGAGATCCCCCTGCCCTGGCATGGAAAGGTTGCAAAAGAACGGTACCAGAACGGGATCCTGGAGCTGGTCCTGGAGCAGAATGACGATTGAGATCGATGAGAACAACCTGAAAGAGGGCGTACTCGGACTTGTTATCGCAGTTGTCGAGATCCTTGAAGAGGCGCTCAAGATCCAGGCATTGAAGCGGATGGACTCGGGGGTATTATCGGAAGCAGAGATCGAACGCCTCGGTAAATCGCTCATGGACCTTCATGTGGCGATCGAGCAGATCAAAACCGATCAGGGACTGACAAAGACCGTCGGGGAGATCCGTGCCGAACTGGATGATATTGTCGATGATGTAGTCGAGAAGATGGTTAACCCGATCGACACCCATGATCTATCAGGACAGGATACAGCCGGGAATATGGGTGAGTTGTGGAAACGGGAGAGCGAGATATGTTAAGGGAAGTCTCTACGGGTTTGCCGCACGGAGATCCACCTATCACGGTAAGAGTGCCGGGAGGAAAACAATCATCTTTCCCTGCCTACAGAAGGGAAGTAATGGTATGACGGGAACGGAAAATGACGGGTTGTACCTGTATGCTCTCGTGGAGCACAGGGAGGAGATCCCCATGGGAATCACCGGTGTTGACGGACAGCAGGTCTTTTCCCTCCAGTACAAGGACATGTCTGCCATTGTCCATGCCTGCCCCCTCACACCCTATGCGAGTGAGGATCAGAGCGTCGTGACCGGGTGGGTACTGAGTCATGAACAGGTACTGGAACGGCTCATCGGGGCGGGGATGAACACCATCCCCTTTACATTTGACACGATCATCAAACCGGAAACAGAGCGGGATGCCAGGACGGTGCTTACCGGGTGGTTATCAAAAGAGTATGAAAATTTTTTGCAGAAATTTGAAAAGATCCGGGGTAAAAAAGAGTACGGCATCCAGATATTTACCAACCGGCAGAAGATTCGGGAAACGATATCTGCAACAAACGATTTTATAAAGCGACTCGAAGGGCTGGCAAAGACCAGCGCTCCTGGGAAAAAATACTTGATTCAGCAAAAGCTGGAAAAGGAAGTAAATGTTGCCATGGATGCAGAGATTGCCGGTATAATTTCAGAGACCAAAACAAAAATCCAGGGATATTGCGATGAGATTTCCTTGGGTAAACTAAAAAAAGGGCAAGTGCCGGAACGAGATATGATTCTGAACTGCTCGTGTCTTGTTTCAGATGAGAACTATGCAAAGCTTGGTGCTGTGTTAGAAGATATCGAGCGGGAGGGAGACCATTTAGTGAGATTCACCGGGCCGTGGGCGGTGTACTCGTTTGTATGAGAAGACGGGCTCCTGTTATGATTTATTGTTTTTCAGGGGTGCCGATTTTTATAAAAAAAACAGGCCTGAAGCCAAAGGCTTCGCACCAGCGCAATGAAAAATTTGCACTTCAAACTCAATTTCCATTTGTCTCTGCTATCGTCAGCAGATATTAAAATTTGATACTCCAGACTTTCACAGGGAAAACGCTACTAATAAAATTACGAAAAGATTACAAACAAATCTGCGAGAAAAAGAGAGTTAATCTAGGACTTTGCAGCCAGATCAACGTCTTCTTTCTTGATCGTCTTTCTTCCTGCGTGCTCGGCAAGCTTGTTGGCTTCCTTGGTGAGCCCGGCGATGTACTTCTCAGCCTTGATAACAAGTGCTTCTGCTGCATCGCTTCCCACGCGTTCGGCTCCGTTCTTCTTTGCAATCCTTACAACTGCTGCGATTGGTAAATCTGCCATGTTTCTTACCTCTAAAAGAAATCCAATTGATATATATAAAAACTTTCTGGGGAAATGGCTCAAATTACCCTGCAATATGATTTCTGGGGGCATCCCATTTAGCAAGGATAAATCGGGGCTCAAAATTTCGCAGAATATTTTTTATTTCCCTTAAAATGGTTTTTTTGGGAAAAAAAGAGGAATTTACGGTTTAAAATTATTCCAACAAAGATGCAGCGAGCAATAGCGCATTGGCATAATTTGGTGAGGCGCGCGAACTATCCACGAAAATTCTGCTGATATTTACTACGGGCGCGCCATGGCCGTGCCCGCCTCCCAGAAAGACAAGAGTCCTGAACACCAGGTTACCGGAAATACCGTCAGGTGCAATGATAAGCCCGCAGGTTTCAACCGCATCTTCGATCAGGATCTCGCAGTGCGTGGCATCACCCAGCCGGGCAACCCGTTCGGCATCGGCCATGCTTGCATCCACCTGCGGGTGCCTTCCGATATCGCCCAGCCGGCCCCCCGACAGGACGCCGACTTTTTCCGGCAGGCCGAATCTCTTTGCAATATTCCGGCCTTTTTTGATCAGCTCGAGTTTCTCTTCAACCGTCCACCCTTCATCCACGCCAACCGGGGTGAGCAGGAATTTTTTCCCCGAAACTGTCTCCAGCAGCGCAATGCGCTCGAGATGATCGACACCCGCCGCTTTCTTCAGTGCTTTTAAGGTGGCATTGGCAGGCAGGGTGCCCCGCACGGCAGCATCAATCCTGCCGGACATCAGGTCGTCGACCAGTGCCTGTTCCGGGTGAAGATGCTCTGCAATACTTACCCCGGTTCCTGCTGATTTTTTATCCACAACTCCGGATCTGCAATAACAGATGATTTCAAATTTCCCGCTAACGTGGTTTACACTCGTAAGGACCTTTTCTGGATCTTCAGCGATCCCGATACCGATACGCCTTACCGGCCCTGGCATGCCACATCCTCTTCGGACAGGTGCATAATACCGTTATTGATGAAATCAAAGACCTGCGTGTCCTTGCCCTCGTAGCGTACCCGCAGTTCCCGGGTAGCATTCACTGTGCCAATCTCGTGTGCCGTCATTCCCACACCTGCAAAGAGACGGATAAGTTCCTGCACATGGGCCTTGTTCGCCGTCAGGATAAAGCCCATGCCGGGGTACATTCTCACCCATTGCTCGAACGTCAGGTTATTTGACGACAGGTTCGGCTTGGGAATCAGGCCGAGATCGATCTCGGCGCCCTTTCCGCTCACTTCGAGCAGCATCCCCAGCGTCCCGATGATACCCGGATTGCTGATGTCCTTGCCTGCCGTCACCAGGTGTCTGGTGCCGATCTGCTCCATTAAGGAGATCTGGGCCCGGACTTCCGCAGCGGATTTCATGGTGACCGAGTCCCAGTTGAGCGCACAGGACGGGTGGACCCGGCCCGTGATATCGATAGCCGCAACAACACAGTCACCTACCTGCGCAGTGTGGCTGTAGATGACCGAATCCAGCCGGGCTGATCCGAGGATCGAGACATCGATGACGCTGTATGGGGCATCCGGGTGGAGGTGTCCGCCAACAATCGGGACCCCGAACTGTGCTGAGGCATCGTGCATTCCCTTTACCACCTGTTCCTGCACGGTGGTCTTGGCTATCGAGAAAATATCTACCATCGCAATCGGGTGACCGCCCATTGCTGCGATATCGTGGATATTGACCAGTACCGAGCAGTATCCCGCCCAGTAAGGATCGGCTTCCATGAGCCTGCTCCAGATACCATCGGCGGCAAGCAGCAGCGCTTCTCCGTTGTGCTCGATCACGGCTGCATCCTCACCGAATGAGGCAACCACATGCGGGGCATCGATCCTCAATGCCCTGACCATCTCACCGATGGTATGTTTGCGCCGGACACCCTCATATTCCCGGACTACTTTTGCAATTGTCTCTGTTGAGCAGTTGTGGGTCACGGCATCACCTGAAATCGACTAAAAAATATTGTGTGTATCCTAGTTTCATTTCATCAGAGATAATTTATTTGATATACGGTCAACGTGTCTGTATGGACTGGGCAGAGAAATACCGCCCCGCACGGCTACAGGATATTGTCGGGAATTCGACGGCCGTCAGGCAGATTGCGGAGTGGGCGAAGAACTGGACGAGGAAATCAAAACCTCTCCTGATCTACGGAAAGCCCGGTATCGGTAAGACGTCAAGTGCGTACGCGCTCGCACATGACATGAACTGGGAGGCAATCGAGCTCAACGCGAGTGATACCCGGACCGCCGGTGTAATAGAACGTATCGCCGGTGCAGGAAGCCAGACCGCAAGCCTGATGGGGGCCTCGCGGAAGCTGATCGTGCTCGACGAAGCAGACAACCTGCAGGGGACCGCAGATCGGGGGGGTGCCAAAGCGATCATCGATTGTATCAAGCATGCCCAGCAGCCGATCATCCTGATTGCCAACGATTTATACGGCCTTTCTCCTGAACTCCGGTCCCGGTGCGAACCGGTCCAGTTCAAGGCGGTTCCTGCGCGGTCAATTGCCCCCCGGCTCAAATATCTCTGCTCTGCTGAGAAGATCACCTGCAGCGAATCCGCGATTCATGCAATTGCCGAAAGTGCGGAGGGTGATATCCGGTCTGCGGTAAACATGCTCTATGCCTCGGCGATCGGGCGGGATACGATTGATGATGCGCAGGTGCATACCTCGCAGAAAGACGAACGGGTATCCATCTTCTCGCTGATCTCTGCCCTGTTTTCAAACACTCCCGATGAGGAGCTGCTGCGCCTCTCTTACGATGTAGACGATACCCCTGAGACCATAGAACAGTGGGTGGAAGGAAACATTGGCAATATCTCTGACCCGACAGCGGTCGCACGGGCCTACCAGCACCTGTCACGGGCGGATGAGTATCTTGGTAATACCTATCGCCGGCAGTACCATACACTTTGGCGCTATGCAACCGCGGTGATGCTGCTGGGAGTTGCGGATGCTGCCGGAGGAAAAGGTATCCATGCAAGGATTATGCCCCCGGAGCGGTGGCAGAAGATGTCGACTGCCAAAAAACAGAAGGCGATCCGGATTGCCCTGCTCAACAAAATTGCCGGTACTATGCACATCCCGCAGAGCACCCTGCGCGAAGAGTACCTGAGCACCTTTTCACTGCTCGTGGATCATGACCCGGAGGGATATACCCGGGACATGATGCTGGATGCAGACCAGCTCAATTTCTTC
This region includes:
- a CDS encoding gas vesicle protein K — translated: MTIEIDENNLKEGVLGLVIAVVEILEEALKIQALKRMDSGVLSEAEIERLGKSLMDLHVAIEQIKTDQGLTKTVGEIRAELDDIVDDVVEKMVNPIDTHDLSGQDTAGNMGELWKRESEIC
- a CDS encoding GvpL/GvpF family gas vesicle protein; the protein is MTGTENDGLYLYALVEHREEIPMGITGVDGQQVFSLQYKDMSAIVHACPLTPYASEDQSVVTGWVLSHEQVLERLIGAGMNTIPFTFDTIIKPETERDARTVLTGWLSKEYENFLQKFEKIRGKKEYGIQIFTNRQKIRETISATNDFIKRLEGLAKTSAPGKKYLIQQKLEKEVNVAMDAEIAGIISETKTKIQGYCDEISLGKLKKGQVPERDMILNCSCLVSDENYAKLGAVLEDIEREGDHLVRFTGPWAVYSFV
- a CDS encoding histone family protein; its protein translation is MADLPIAAVVRIAKKNGAERVGSDAAEALVIKAEKYIAGLTKEANKLAEHAGRKTIKKEDVDLAAKS
- the mtxX gene encoding methanogenesis marker protein Mmp4/MtxX; this translates as MPGPVRRIGIGIAEDPEKVLTSVNHVSGKFEIICYCRSGVVDKKSAGTGVSIAEHLHPEQALVDDLMSGRIDAAVRGTLPANATLKALKKAAGVDHLERIALLETVSGKKFLLTPVGVDEGWTVEEKLELIKKGRNIAKRFGLPEKVGVLSGGRLGDIGRHPQVDASMADAERVARLGDATHCEILIEDAVETCGLIIAPDGISGNLVFRTLVFLGGGHGHGAPVVNISRIFVDSSRASPNYANALLLAASLLE
- a CDS encoding methanogenesis marker 2 protein; amino-acid sequence: MTHNCSTETIAKVVREYEGVRRKHTIGEMVRALRIDAPHVVASFGEDAAVIEHNGEALLLAADGIWSRLMEADPYWAGYCSVLVNIHDIAAMGGHPIAMVDIFSIAKTTVQEQVVKGMHDASAQFGVPIVGGHLHPDAPYSVIDVSILGSARLDSVIYSHTAQVGDCVVAAIDITGRVHPSCALNWDSVTMKSAAEVRAQISLMEQIGTRHLVTAGKDISNPGIIGTLGMLLEVSGKGAEIDLGLIPKPNLSSNNLTFEQWVRMYPGMGFILTANKAHVQELIRLFAGVGMTAHEIGTVNATRELRVRYEGKDTQVFDFINNGIMHLSEEDVACQGR
- a CDS encoding replication factor C large subunit, coding for MDWAEKYRPARLQDIVGNSTAVRQIAEWAKNWTRKSKPLLIYGKPGIGKTSSAYALAHDMNWEAIELNASDTRTAGVIERIAGAGSQTASLMGASRKLIVLDEADNLQGTADRGGAKAIIDCIKHAQQPIILIANDLYGLSPELRSRCEPVQFKAVPARSIAPRLKYLCSAEKITCSESAIHAIAESAEGDIRSAVNMLYASAIGRDTIDDAQVHTSQKDERVSIFSLISALFSNTPDEELLRLSYDVDDTPETIEQWVEGNIGNISDPTAVARAYQHLSRADEYLGNTYRRQYHTLWRYATAVMLLGVADAAGGKGIHARIMPPERWQKMSTAKKQKAIRIALLNKIAGTMHIPQSTLREEYLSTFSLLVDHDPEGYTRDMMLDADQLNFFLNDRARASEIIKALEKEEKQKAKEQEKVKEPQKKSKKESLPKPGTLPEAEPAKEPEPATVIPPEPAEKKAPSRTQSTLFDGF